CCGACCTCTGGGCCTCGATGCGCGCCGTGGGCGCGGCGCTCGGGCTCGCCGACGCCGGCGAGCGCCTGGTGGCCGACGTCCAGCGTCGGCTGGAGGCCGTCCGCGGGCGGGTCGCGGGGCTCCCGCCGCGGCGTGTGCTGCTGGTCGTCGGGCACACGCCGCTCGTCGTCGCGGGCCGCGGCACGCTCCAGGACGAGCTCGTGTCGGCGGCCGGGGGCGTCAACGTCGCCGCCGACATCGGCGGGGTCTGGCCGCAGATATCGCTCGAGCTCGTGGTGGCGCGCGCGCCCGAGGTGATCGTCGACGCGGCGATGGGGACGGAGGAGGGACGGCACGACCTCTTCGGCGGTCTGGCGACGGTGCCGGCGGTGCGCGACGGACGGGTCGTCGCCTTCGCGGGTGAGGCGATCTTCCGCGCCGGCCCGCGCGTGCCCGACGCGGCGCGCGCGCTCGCCGCCGCCATCCATCCCGAGGCGTTCGGAGCCGGTTGACCCTTCGTCCGCCCTACCTGACCGCGCGCCGGCTCGCGGCGACGACGGCCGTCCTCGCCGCGCTCCTCATGCTCTCGATCGCGGGCGCGATGCTGGTGGGCCCGGTCGCGGCGAGCCTGCGGCGCGCGCTCGTCGACCCCGAGAGCGCCGACCGCGTGATCCTCTTCCGCACCCGGCTGCCGCGCGTCCTCCTCGGCGCCGTGGTGGGCGGGAGCCTCGGCACGTCGGGGGCCGCGCTCCAGGCGCTGCTCGCGAACCCGCTCGCCTGCCCGCATCTCCTCGGCATCTCGGGCGGGGCCGCGGTGGGCGGTGTCTTGGCGCTCATCGCGGGGGCCGAAGCGATCACCGCCGTCGCGCCGCTCGCGGCCTTCGCCGGCGCGCTCGTCGCGATCGGCGTCGTCTACCTCGCCGCCCGTGCCGGCGGTCGCTCCACGCCCTACGCACTCCTGCTGGTGGGCGTCGTGTTCAACGTCCTCGCCTCGGCCGCCATCATGCTGCTCAACGTGATCGCGAGCTACGCGCAGGCACACGGCGTGCTCTTCTGGCTGATGGGCTCGCTCTCGGGACAGAGCTGGGGGCTCATCGCGGCGGCCGGGGCGTACGCGCTCGCCGGGCTCGCCTGGCTCGCCGCGCATGCCCAGGACCTCAACCTGCTGGCCGCCGGCGAGGAAGGCGCGGCCGAGCTCGGGGTCGACGTGGAACGGGCACGACGCGCCGTCTTCGTCGCCGCGTCGCTGCTCGTCGGCGCGGCCGTGTCGGTGAGCGGCATGATCAGCTTCGTCGGCCTCATCGTCCCGCATCTCATCCGCCTCGTCCTCGGCGCGGACCACCGGCTGCTGCTGCCGGCGTCGTTCCTCGGCGGCGCCGCGTTCCTCGTCTGGGCCGACGCGCTCGCCCGCACGGCGCTCGCTCCGGCCGAGCTGCCGGTCGGCGTCGTCACGGCGCTCCTCGGCGGCCCCTTCTTCCTCTTCCTCCTGCGCCGCGAGCTCGGGCGGGGCGCTTCGTGAGCGCGCTGCTCGAAGCGGCGGGCCTCCGCTTCGCGTACGGCCGGCGTCCGGT
The sequence above is drawn from the Deltaproteobacteria bacterium genome and encodes:
- a CDS encoding hemin ABC transporter substrate-binding protein, producing MRRPTFLVVLPLLAACSGRPPPPATTPPARVVSLAPSITEIVYALGAGDRLVGVCAQCDYPAAAARLPRVGGYLVPSVEAVVAARPDVVLVVPSPGNRDAVRAVEQAGVRVVVVQDRTLADLWASMRAVGAALGLADAGERLVADVQRRLEAVRGRVAGLPPRRVLLVVGHTPLVVAGRGTLQDELVSAAGGVNVAADIGGVWPQISLELVVARAPEVIVDAAMGTEEGRHDLFGGLATVPAVRDGRVVAFAGEAIFRAGPRVPDAARALAAAIHPEAFGAG
- a CDS encoding iron ABC transporter permease, whose product is MTLRPPYLTARRLAATTAVLAALLMLSIAGAMLVGPVAASLRRALVDPESADRVILFRTRLPRVLLGAVVGGSLGTSGAALQALLANPLACPHLLGISGGAAVGGVLALIAGAEAITAVAPLAAFAGALVAIGVVYLAARAGGRSTPYALLLVGVVFNVLASAAIMLLNVIASYAQAHGVLFWLMGSLSGQSWGLIAAAGAYALAGLAWLAAHAQDLNLLAAGEEGAAELGVDVERARRAVFVAASLLVGAAVSVSGMISFVGLIVPHLIRLVLGADHRLLLPASFLGGAAFLVWADALARTALAPAELPVGVVTALLGGPFFLFLLRRELGRGAS